The Danio rerio strain Tuebingen ecotype United States chromosome 20, GRCz12tu, whole genome shotgun sequence genome contains the following window.
AGAATATACAGCGCCTATAGAAATAATCACTCCATTTTTCATACAGCCTGAAAACGAATCACATTGTGTTTTTGTAGCCCTCTCCTTTCTACAACTTTATCCCAAAGGTCTTTTGAAAGCAGGGTGAAATGTGAGTAAAGGTGTAGATTTTCACAAAGTATGATGACTTTCTATAGGCACTGTGTATATGCATTATTGAAACATGGTGTTGATATTATTGTAACACCCTGAAGATCATGTAGCACTCCAGTAAAGATGTTTATTGCTGTTCAAGATTTGATTATTTCACTTCTTCATTGTGTTGTACCTCAAATTAAAACACATGTAGTTcagttaaatgcaaaaaaaaaaaaagtttttaatcggTAACTATCATGAATAATTGTGATTAGCATAACATTTTCCAAAGTGGTTGACTGAAAGTTTGTAATTCAAGCTAAAGTACAAGTTTAATAAAGCAGGTTGTCTACTATAGATAGCTATTTTAGCATCTTATTTAGAAAAGTTCAGCCGTTTTTATGAAAGTATCcatgttttattcaaaataaaagtttaattttattgatatgtgaactattgttacactgaattatattttaatgGTGTATATCATAGTAAAAATGTCTGATGTTCATTATTTTgtacacaaaacaaacagaaaaacaaagtgAAAGTTGTATTTTTCGTATTTTTTGGAATCTTTGACCCATAAATAAACTCACTGCAAAGAAAGACTTTGGATTTAGTTAAGAGAAGCATTTATTGAACTGTTAAACTAGAGAATTTAGTCATTGGGAAATTACAAACACAGAAAGCATAGACGTTTCATTTTCTTACTCGTCGATTAACATCACTTGTCACCATTGCACAAACAACGGctcatttttttttgcttttgacgCTGCATGTACAACATCAAACTCCTTTATCTTTGTTTCtgataagtaaaataaacagaaaaaagctCAGTGTCATGCCAAAGCAAAGTGCACTATTCACATCCAAACCATTTCCCAAATCCAAACAGGATCTATTGTTTTTCCTCACAGCTTAATACATTCATTTCCGAGATGCTGCTATGTGTTTTCCTACTCATAATACAAAATACTATGGATGAAAAAGCTAAATGTGCTTCTGAGTTGTGCTTAAAGTGTCACTGTGCTCCACTTTTCATTTGTGACAGGGATATGAGCTTTCAGATTTACAAACATCTTCTCATATATTATTAATTAGATCATATTTGCATCCTCATAGCGGGGAATGTGATACTATACTAATTGCCTGATTATTGTGTAAGCATGCGTCAGATTTCATGAATCTCTGAATATTAATATCAAAAGATAGTTAAAGAAGAATGAGACAATGTCACAGTAGATGGTGCGTGTTTTAGGAGTTAGACTGCAAAGATATTGCCATTAGTAAAGGATGACTTTAAGATTTATGTTAATGCATTCATCTGAAGCATCTCTTCAATGATTCCACTTCCTGTCCTACTTTCAGGTCATTTCAAAAAGATCAGTTTGGTATAATATATATACGCATATTTACGTATATCTCCTCTGAATCAACCTTTTGTCCTGCACCAAGCGACATACAACCCTCTCAGTGCACCTTGCATTGCCATCTGGACAATACTTGTCCTGTTTTTAATAATATGAAGTAGTTCGGATGTTGTTAAACCCCACAAAAGCTTGGTGTGTTGCAAATTGTCGTTGTCAATATCCAATAAGTCCCCCTTTTTTTTGAGATGTATTGGCTACCGTTTGCTTGGTTTTCATCAGCTGAAGTGCTCGCTTCTCTACCGACAGGCCTCCTCCTTCAGCTCTTTGTTCTTCCTCACCTCCTCTGCGTGTTTGTCCTGAAGAGACGCACAAAAGGAAACTTTCCTCAGTCTGTGTACATGCATGTATTAGGGTGCCTGAGGGAAACTAAATGCAGCCGCATAAACAAAGTAGAAAAACAAACCAACCCCTTTCTAATGCAATATTCATAGCCATTTTATATTTAGACCAGGAAGGGACTTAGATGCACAAAGGCCAGGAACTCAATGAATATGCAATCATACAAAATTCTGGGAGTTTTTGTAaacttttttctttctattttttaaaataacttatacattttttgttttcatttgaaaTAGAAAATCATTATATAAACttattcttttttaatatatatatattaaactatatatatatatatatatatatatatatatatatatatatatatatatatatatatatatatatatatatatatatatatatatatatatatatacatatatagtttaAAATGGTTAGTGTAAAAAAACAGGAAAAgattaaatgtattttctgtttcaaactaattttaaaaatatttttattgtttacatttttgtatttatagtaaaacaatagcaaaaaatccatgttttttgtttgaataattattaataatttaataaataaagcaaaataaaaagtataataactatgcattttattcatttattaattttcttttcagcgtagtctctttattattcaggggtcgccacagcggaatgaaccgccaacatatccagcatatgttttacacagcagatgcccttccagctgcaacccatcactgggaaacacccatacacactcatactctatagacaatttagcttatccaattcacctataaggcatgtctttggacttgtgggggaaatcggggcacccggaggaaacccacgcaaacacggggagaacatgaagacttcacacagaaatgccaactgaaccagctgaggctaaaccagtgaacttcttgctgtgaggcgacagtgctacccactgcaccacccataataaatattatattaaataaaaatatataaaaatattaacttttaCTAAAGTTTGGATCAAACAAATGCAGCCTTGGGGACTGTGATTTCCATATTATTTTCCATAATTGATTGTAATTTTTAGGCTAAATTCCATTTAAAGTTGTCAATATACATTGTAATACTGTAGCTGAATATATTCTAACAAAATACCTCATTAAGTATCGAGTTCTACTTTGAAATGTACATTGaaaataaagagttcagatgcaaaaacataTAAGTGCAGTCTGAAAATGTCAGCCTCCTGTGTTTATGATCAGATATTTCACTATAAATAAGATAAAACTAATATTTGCCAAAAAAGTGAAATGACTGAACCTAAACAAACACAAATCATTTTACAAAACAATTTAGATAGcactttgcatctgaactcttcaaatataagTAAAATGCAAACAACATGTAAACAACAATTTCTTTACACCCTGTCAGTAAGTTTGTACCTTTTCCTGTAGCCTCTCCAGCATGGCAGCAAGCAAAGCCTCGCGGTTCTCTTTGTTGGCCTCCATCCTCTGCTCCAGCTTTTCTTTAGCATTCTTAATGAAGTTGTTGTTCTCCTCAAAGGCCTTCTGAATGACCTCTCGCTCATGCTCTCTCTTCTCAGCAAGATGCTTCAACATCTCGGCCTCCTGGAACTAGAGAAAACAGTACAATTTCAGCAACAGAATCAgaccacagacagacacagatagaTTGTGTTTAATATCCAACCTTCCGCCTCTCCTCGGCTGCTTCCAGTTTCTTTTGGATCTCCTCCAGCGACGGGTCTTTACGCTGGGGCATGGATGTGTTAAGCTCGGGTGCAACATCAAAGGAAGGGGGTTTCAGGATCACCTCAAAAGCCTGACCCGAGGTCCGCTTGTTCAGCTCAATGACCTCCATCTCTTTGATCACACACCAGTTGAGATCCACCGCATCTTCAAGTAGGATCAATTACAGTCAATATCCTCATTATATTTATGCTCATTACACTGTAGTGTTTGAGAGACATTTATGAAATATGAACACAGACTGAGAAATGTGTTATTTACCCTCGGCCTTGTATGTGGGGTTTTCTGCACGGTTTGAGTTGATGCAGGAGCACAGAAGTGACACTAGAGGGAGCTCCTTCACCTTGTCTCGATATGCTGTGCAGAGAAACGTCAGGTGTAGAGAATATCggacataaatataaacataattttttattacacataaggctaaaaatatatcattttaattatttcatagaGTTTATCctacaaaaatatttatacaaaaaatttaaattgataTTGAGTTAGAATGCTGTTTTTGTGACAGCTTTAATGgaactatttcacatttattttagtCTTGCCAATTTACTCGACTTTTTTGGATTAATGTTGAAGATTTTATggctcataatattttaaaatcattttacttATCTTATAAACATGTGATTTAGGATTATTATGTTAAGGATCGctctttaaaagatgctggttttattataaactttattttattattatgtgaaCTTCACATACATAAATCCAAGTTTGCCAAAAGCAAACCTTTCTACATGGTGCTGGAAAAAGAGATTCAAATTGATATAAAATTTATGTCTAAGTCTGAACatagaaaagcaattaaaacagttaatatatgctcctcctttaacatttttgcattaaaatgtttgtatatatgcattttctgtagtaaaagtgcatttaataactaaaattggaaaaatgtgtgtaatatttgtatgtaatttgataattatgtaccctctcctctgtgtgtgtgtttttgtatttatttattttttccccttattTATTGTATTCTTGTTAAGAAATGTAAAGTGAATTTGTTGTATAAGAAAACTgtacatgctggtttttgttaataaaaaatataaataaataaataataaagaaagaaagagaaataaataaataaataaataaatataaacagaatCAAAAATCATATTCTGCTTGGAGAAAAAGATGCATTTAAAAGTAATCTGCAAAAAAGTAAGATATAAGAAATATAAGCAATTTTTAGCAAATGAACATGTGTTACCTgtagattatttttttcttcagtcaaacattaaagaagatttttagctatAGTCATTACATAattcatagcaaaaaaaaaaaaaaaaaacaaattattaaatacaaattaaatagcaA
Protein-coding sequences here:
- the stmn4 gene encoding stathmin-4 (The RefSeq protein has 1 substitution compared to this genomic sequence) is translated as MTLAAYRDKVKELPLVSLLCSCINSNRAENPTYKAEDAVDLNWCVIKEMEVIELNKRTSGQAFEVILKPPSFDVAPELNTSIPQRKDPSLEEIQKKLEAAEERRKFQEAEMLKHLAEKREHEREVIQKAFEENNNFIKNAKEKLEQRMEANKENREALLAAMLERLQEKDKHAEEVRKNKELKEEACR
- the stmn4 gene encoding stathmin-4 isoform X1 yields the protein MTLAAYRDKVKELPLVSLLCSCINSNRAENPTYKAEDAVDLNWCVIKEMEVIELNKRTSGQAFEVILKPPSFDVAPELNTSMPQRKDPSLEEIQKKLEAAEERRKFQEAEMLKHLAEKREHEREVIQKAFEENNNFIKNAKEKLEQRMEANKENREALLAAMLERLQEKDKHAEEVRKNKELKEEACR